GGCGCGGTCTTCTGGACCCGCTACGCCCGCGTCATCCGCGGCGAGGTGTTGTCGCTCAAGGAGCGCGACTTCGTGCGGCTGGCCGTCGTGGCCAACTGCTCGACGTGGACGATCATGCGGCGCCACATCCTGCCCAACGTGGTCAACTCCGCGATCGTGCTGGGCAGCCTGCAGCTCGGTATCGTGATCATCGCCGAGGCCACCCTGTCCTTCCTCGGCGTCGGGGTGCCGCCCCCGCAGCCGGCCTGGGGCCTGATGCTGGCCGACGGCAAGAAGGGGATGATGGCGGGCTACTGGTGGCTCACCGTGCTGCCGGGCACGTGCATCATGCTCATGGTTCTGGCCGCCAACCTGCTGGGGGACTGGCTCCGCGTGAAGCTGGACCCGCAGCTCCGGCAGCTGTGACAGCGAGACCTGCGCTCCTCCTGCGCGCCGGCCACGTGATCCGGTGAGCGCTAGCCCGCTGCTCCAGCTCCGGGGGCTCAGCACGCATTACGTTTCGGCCCGGGGCACGCGCGTCGTCCGCGCGGTGGACGATGTGTCACTCACGCTGGGCGCCGGCGAGACGCTGGGCGTCGTGGGGGAGTCGGGCTCGGGCAAGACCACCCTGGCCCTGACGATCCTCAGGCTGCTGCCGCCGGCGGCCCGCATCGTGGCCGGCCAGCTGCTCTTCGAGGGCGAGGACCTCCTGGCCAAATCCGACGCCGAGATGCGCCGGATCCGGGGCAAGCGCATCGCCATGATCCTGCAGGACCCCATGGCGTCGCTGAACCCGCTCTTCACGATCGGCGACCAGATCGCCGAGCCCATCCGGGTCCACGAGCGCACCAAGCGGGCCAGCGCCTGGGACCGGGCCCGCGAGCTGCTGCGCGCCGTGAAGATCCCGGCCGCCGAGTCCCGGCTGCGCGACTATCCGCATCAGCTGTCCGGCGGCATGCGCCAGCGCATCGTCGGCGCCATCGCGATCTCGTGCGGGCCCCGCCTGCTCATCGCGGACGAGCCGACGACCAGCCTGGACGTCACGATCCAGGCGCAATACCTGAAGCTGCTGCGCGAGCTGCAGCGCCAGCACGGCCTGGCTCTGATCTTCATCACGCACAATCTGGGCATCGTGGCCAAGATGTGCGATCAGGTCGCCGTCATGTACGCGGGGCGGCTGATCGAGTCCGGCCCGGTGCACCAGATCTTCGATGCCCCGGCCCATCCGTACACGCGCGCGCTGCTCGAGTCGATTCCCCGGATGGGCGACGCCGATCGCCGCCTCACCGCCATCGACGGGCAACCACCGGATCTGGCCGACCCGCCCGGCGGCTGCGCCTTTCATCCGCGGTGCCCCAAGATGGTGGACCGCTGCCGCCGGGAAGAGCCTCCGGCCTTCGACATCGCCGCGGACCAGGTGGCCCGCTGCTGGCTGGCGGCACCGGCGGGACGCTGATGGCCCGAGTCCCCAGCCCGGCCGGGCCCGCCCCGTGAAGCCGCTGATCGCCTTCGGCCTCTGGCCGTGGGTGGATCAGCATCGCCGTGCCTTCGAGCCGCCGGTGGGCAACAAGGTCATCTGGGAAGACTCTCAGTTCACCGCCATGATCGTCCGCGGACCCAACGCCCGGCGGGATTTCCACGTGGATCCCTCGGACGAGATCTTCTACATGCTGAAGGGCGACATGGACCTGGAGTACATCGAGAACGGCGCGCGCCGCCACCAGACGATCCGTGAGGGCGAGCTGTTCTTGGTCCCCGCCCTGACGCCGCACTCGCCGCACCGGCCGGCCGACACCTGGGGCCTGGTGATCGAGATCAAGCGCCGACCGGACCAGATCGAATCGCTCCGCTGGTACTGCGAGCGCTGCGACGGGCTGCTCCACGAGGTCACCATGCACGTGGCCGATATCGAGCGCGAGCTCAAGGCCGCCATCGAAGGATTCGACGCCAGCCCGGAGCTCCGCACCTGCCGGCGGTGCGGCCACATCCAGCCCGAGCAGCTACCCGGAGCCTGACACGCTCATGCCCCTGCTCGAGGCCATCGACCTGGTCAAGCACTTCCCCGTCAAGCGCGGCGTTTTCGCCCACCAGGTGGGCGCCGTCCGCGCGGTCGACGGCATCGCTTTCAGCATCGAGCCCGGCCGCACGCTGGGGCTCGTCGGAGAATCGGGGTGCGGCAAGTCCACCACGGCCAAGCTGGTGCTCAAGCTGGAGGAGCCGTCCGGTGGCAGCATCATCTTCCAGGGCCGGCGGCTCCAGCAGCTCGACGCTGCCGGCCTGGGGGAGTATCGGCGCTCGGTCCAGGCGGTATTCCAGGATCCCTACGCGTCCCTCAATCCCAGGATGCGGGTGGGCGCCATCATCGCCGAGCCGCTCGTGACCAACGAGCGGGTGACGAGAGCTGAGGTCAACCGCCGCGTGGCGCGTCTGCTGGAGCGGGTGGGGCTTCCCGAGCGCTCGCGCGACCTCTTTCCCCACGAGTTCTCGGGCGGGCAGCGCCAGCGCATCGCCATCGCCCGGGCCCTGGCCCTCGAGCCGAAGCTGGTCGTGCTCGACGAGCCCGTCTCGGCCCTGGACGTGTCGATCCGCGCTCAGATCCTCAACCTGCTGCGCGATCTCCAGGCCCAGCTGGGACTGGCCTATCTCTTCATCGCGCACGACCTGGCCGCAGTGGCCCACATGAGCCACACCGTGGCCGTGATGTATCTGGGGAAATTCGTCGAGGTGGGCGCGGCCCGGGTCATCGCCACCCGGCCCAAACATCCGTACACACAAGCGCTGTTCGCCGCGGCCCTGCCCGCGCATCCGGCCGAGCAGCGCGAGGACATCGTGCTTCCGGGCGAGGTGCCGAGCCCGCTCGATCCGCCGGCCGGCTGCCGCTTCCATCCGCGGTGTCCACAAGTCATGCGCCACTGCGCCGACGAGGAGCCCAAGCTGCAGACCGTCGACGGCCGCCAGACGGCCTGCCATCTGTACAGCAGGACCAGCTGAGGCCGAGCCGCTGCTACGCTGCGGGCCGGGCGCCCGCCCACACGTTACGGCAGCGCGTCTCCGTGATGAGCGCCGCGGCCGCGACCGCGGCCACGGCAATGGCCAGACAGACGCCGAAGGCGGCGGTCCACGCCGGGACTGGATAGAGTCGCATCCCGTCGACCATACCGCCCGCCCAGCCCGCATCGAGGATCACTCCGGTGAGCCACTGCAGCACCGCGATGAGCAGGAAGATCGGCATGTTGCAGAATCCCACGACGATGCCCACGCGGGAGGGATCGTTGACTTCCCGCACGCACGACCAGACCAGGACGAGCCCGCAGGAGGCCAGGCCCATCAGGAAGAAGAACGGAGCCAGCAGCTCGACAGGCGGCCGCCAGGCCGGGACCGCCAGCGGCAGCCAGCAGGCGGCGTAGAACGTGGCCGAGACGACGAACGGCAGCCGGCGGGCGCCCAGCCACCGGTCTGAGATCCACCCCGCCAGCGGCGCGCCGGCCACCACACCCACGGCGATGGCCGACACGAGGGTGGCGGCGTGGACTCGCGACAGATCGTAAACCTGGATCAGGTACGGCACGCCCCACAGCCCCAGGAAGCTGATGAGGGTCGCGTAGATACCGCCCGCGGCCACGATGGGAGGCCACGTGCGCGCGTTGCGCACGACGGCCGGAATGCCGCGCACCACCTCACCTACCCGGGGAACGTGCGGGCGGCGGCCGTCCGCCGCCACCGGGGGCAGCCCGAGCGCCTCCGGCCGGTCCCGCACGGCGAAGAGCGCCACGAGCCCCAGCAGACAGGTCACGCCGCCGATGACCACGAAGCTCTGGCGCCAGCCGATGGCCTCGACCAACAGGGCCAGTGGCGAGGCCGCGACGAGCCCACCGAGGTTACCTATGGTCTGGCTCAAGCCCGACACGGTGGCGAACTCGTCGGGACGAAACCAGTCGGCGGCGAGCGTCAGGAACGCGATGAGCACGACCGAGGCGCCGAGCCCGACGGCCAGTCGGCCGACGACGGCCACGCCGAACACCGGGGCCAGGCCGAACACCAGGGCGCCCGTCCCCATCGCCGCGCCGGCGAGGGCCAGCGTGCGCCGCGCACCGAAGACGTCGACCAGGCTGCCGCCGACCAGCGCCATCACCACGAAGACGTAAGGATAGATGGCGGCCAGCGTTCCCAGCGCGGCCGCGGGCACCGCGAAGGCCTGCATCAGGTCGGCGGCCACGACGGCGGGGGCCACCCTGTGGAAGTAGGACACGAAATAGATGGCGGCGGGAACGGCCAGGACCAGCCACCGCACGCGCCGGGCACGTCGCACATCCGCGAGCGGGAGAGTCATGGCGGCGAGCTATTCTACGCGGCGTGGGCGCTTGGCCGCCCGCCGCGAGTCTTCTGTCAGCTTTACAATCGGGCGGACAGAACGAGGAGCTGGCGCGAGCGCTGCGCGTGTTGAGGCCGATTTCTGCGTGGCCGGTCCGCGAACGCCGTGTTAGGGTGTCTCTTCGTGCGGCTGGTTCTGGCCCTTTTGCTGCTGGTCGGCGTGTTCATCGGTGGTCGGGCCAACCTGTCGGCGGATACGCCCCGCATTGGCCGCCCCGCCCACCACGCGGCCCGTGGCTTTCAAAACCTCAGTCCCCAGTACTCCTACTCGATGTTCGGCCGCGCGGTGAGCCTGGTCCGCCGGAGCTTCGAGCCGGTACCTCGGCTGGGTCCCCTGCTGCCCGTGCTGCCGAACGACGGGGAATACTTGCGGCACAATGGATACGAACCGACGGTGACGTGGGTCGGGCACGCCACGCTCCTGGTCCAGCTCGGCAGCGTCAACATCCTCACCGATCCCATCTGGAGCGAGCGAGCCAGCCCGGTGCGCTTCGCGGGACCCCGGCGGCTGGTGCCTCCGGGGATCCGCTTCGAGGACCTGCCGCCGATCCACGCCGTCATCATCTCGCACGACCACTACGACCATCTCGACGAGGAGACCGTCCGACGGCTGGCCGCCACGCACAGGCCGCGATTCTTCGTGCCCCTCGGCCTCAAGACCTGGCTGGCCGACCTGGGAGTCTCCGATGTGATCGAGCTCGACTGGTGGCAGACGAGCAGATTCCGCGGCCTGGCCTTCACCTCCACACCGGCCCAGCATTCGTCGGGGCGAGGCCTGCACGACCAGAATCTGCGGCTGTGGTCGTCCTGGGTCATCACCGCGGGCAACCGCCGGTTTTTCTTCGCGGGCGATACCGGCTACGACCCCACGATGCGGGAGATCGGCACCCGGCTCGGCCCCTTTCACCTGGCCGCCATCCCGATCGGCGGCTACTCGGCGCTCGGGCCGCACCCGAACCATGTGAATCCCGAGGAAGCCGTGGCGCTGCTGGCCGACGTGCGGGGACGGCTCATGGTGCCGATGCACTGGGGCACGTTCGACATGAACCGGGAGCCGTTCCGTGAGCCCCCGGACCGGCTCCTGGGCGAGGCGGAACGCCGAGGCGTCGAGCCGATGATCCGGATCCTCAGCCCCGGACAGACCATCCCCTGGTAGCGCGCATCAGGGTGGCAGCGACACCCCGTTGAGCCGGGTCGTGGCCCTGATGGGCACCGGCTTGAGCAAGGCCTGCATCACGAAGCACCCCCGCTCGGCGTTGCGGA
This DNA window, taken from Candidatus Methylomirabilota bacterium, encodes the following:
- a CDS encoding ABC transporter ATP-binding protein, yielding MSASPLLQLRGLSTHYVSARGTRVVRAVDDVSLTLGAGETLGVVGESGSGKTTLALTILRLLPPAARIVAGQLLFEGEDLLAKSDAEMRRIRGKRIAMILQDPMASLNPLFTIGDQIAEPIRVHERTKRASAWDRARELLRAVKIPAAESRLRDYPHQLSGGMRQRIVGAIAISCGPRLLIADEPTTSLDVTIQAQYLKLLRELQRQHGLALIFITHNLGIVAKMCDQVAVMYAGRLIESGPVHQIFDAPAHPYTRALLESIPRMGDADRRLTAIDGQPPDLADPPGGCAFHPRCPKMVDRCRREEPPAFDIAADQVARCWLAAPAGR
- a CDS encoding MBL fold metallo-hydrolase — its product is MRLVLALLLLVGVFIGGRANLSADTPRIGRPAHHAARGFQNLSPQYSYSMFGRAVSLVRRSFEPVPRLGPLLPVLPNDGEYLRHNGYEPTVTWVGHATLLVQLGSVNILTDPIWSERASPVRFAGPRRLVPPGIRFEDLPPIHAVIISHDHYDHLDEETVRRLAATHRPRFFVPLGLKTWLADLGVSDVIELDWWQTSRFRGLAFTSTPAQHSSGRGLHDQNLRLWSSWVITAGNRRFFFAGDTGYDPTMREIGTRLGPFHLAAIPIGGYSALGPHPNHVNPEEAVALLADVRGRLMVPMHWGTFDMNREPFREPPDRLLGEAERRGVEPMIRILSPGQTIPW
- the nbaC gene encoding 3-hydroxyanthranilate 3,4-dioxygenase encodes the protein MKPLIAFGLWPWVDQHRRAFEPPVGNKVIWEDSQFTAMIVRGPNARRDFHVDPSDEIFYMLKGDMDLEYIENGARRHQTIREGELFLVPALTPHSPHRPADTWGLVIEIKRRPDQIESLRWYCERCDGLLHEVTMHVADIERELKAAIEGFDASPELRTCRRCGHIQPEQLPGA
- a CDS encoding MFS transporter, with amino-acid sequence MTLPLADVRRARRVRWLVLAVPAAIYFVSYFHRVAPAVVAADLMQAFAVPAAALGTLAAIYPYVFVVMALVGGSLVDVFGARRTLALAGAAMGTGALVFGLAPVFGVAVVGRLAVGLGASVVLIAFLTLAADWFRPDEFATVSGLSQTIGNLGGLVAASPLALLVEAIGWRQSFVVIGGVTCLLGLVALFAVRDRPEALGLPPVAADGRRPHVPRVGEVVRGIPAVVRNARTWPPIVAAGGIYATLISFLGLWGVPYLIQVYDLSRVHAATLVSAIAVGVVAGAPLAGWISDRWLGARRLPFVVSATFYAACWLPLAVPAWRPPVELLAPFFFLMGLASCGLVLVWSCVREVNDPSRVGIVVGFCNMPIFLLIAVLQWLTGVILDAGWAGGMVDGMRLYPVPAWTAAFGVCLAIAVAAVAAAALITETRCRNVWAGARPAA
- a CDS encoding dipeptide ABC transporter ATP-binding protein; the encoded protein is MPLLEAIDLVKHFPVKRGVFAHQVGAVRAVDGIAFSIEPGRTLGLVGESGCGKSTTAKLVLKLEEPSGGSIIFQGRRLQQLDAAGLGEYRRSVQAVFQDPYASLNPRMRVGAIIAEPLVTNERVTRAEVNRRVARLLERVGLPERSRDLFPHEFSGGQRQRIAIARALALEPKLVVLDEPVSALDVSIRAQILNLLRDLQAQLGLAYLFIAHDLAAVAHMSHTVAVMYLGKFVEVGAARVIATRPKHPYTQALFAAALPAHPAEQREDIVLPGEVPSPLDPPAGCRFHPRCPQVMRHCADEEPKLQTVDGRQTACHLYSRTS